The DNA region aaattataatttttaacattattttatatataaatatatatatatacacacacacgagAGATATGTACAAAAAGatgtataaaaaaaagaaataaatgatattttcttttctctaacaAGTTAGAGGACGTGGTTTGGTAAATATTTTTGTAGTAggtttttgaatttaaataataataaaaataattaatgtgatataaaaagaaaaaaaaatgcatagaataaaaacaatagatataTACATTAatccattaatttcaaattcacTGACGAGACATTGACAAGTGAATACTTTTGTAGAACCATAAAGagggtaattaattaatgtatttatttattttagtggATGGATTTGATATTTCAATATCAAGTTGTTCTTAATTACTTTGTGCATGCCAATGGCAGAACATATTTTATGAGGTTGCAGTGGTCATTTATTATCATATCNNNNNNNNNNNNNNNNNNNNNNNNNNNNNNNNNNNNNNNNNNNNNNNNNNNNNNNNNNNNNNNNNNNNNNNNNNNNNNNNNNNNNNNNNNNNNNNNNNNNaatattatttttttaatgcgcCACGTGGCGGGTtgatggccttaggatctctaaggagagatcctagccatcaactggatcctctccagttcattttgaACTGAAGATGATCCTTGTCCAATACAAATACCCCCGCACACTGttcactttaaaataaaataatgatcggtgtagaaaagtgaaaaaattgtattgaaaagtgaaaacgttttgttttgtagttatttttttttatttgtatagtagtgaaaagtaaatgatgtgatataaaagtgagaatattttgatgttaattttttttgagtaatggaGTGAATAGTACTTGAGGGTAAGGGGTGTTGTTGTTTGCCAAACGATGGTGACAAAACCCTACAAACACCGCAAAACAACTGGTACAATGCAGTCAAAGTCTAAAAACTATTGAAAAGTCAAAAAGTTAACGTACGCATTCGATACTTGGCACCTCAACTAAGAACAAGGCCGCCATGAACAGCAACAGCAGAAGACCAAATGCAAATCTGCATGTTAAAATACAAGCTACCTTGAAGGCCGTAGCACGATAAAGAGCACTAGAAGCAGTTAAATTAGAGGTGCTGAGTGAAGCAGCTGTACACCATGGTAGATTACACTAGTGAGAATAATAACCattgaaaaaagataaaagaaacgGCGGCGTTTTCTGATTCAGACCTGGAAATGTATATATGTGGGGTGTAGATCGAGTATATATAGAGAGTACACTCGTGATTCTTCAATATTAATGCCAACtcagatttttgttttgaagatGGAAGGGGGGGTGCACCATGATACGGTATTGACTATTTACATCAGATTCAGGCTTGAGAGCATGCGTGCGTGTCCTTCACGCGCTTCTAGTGCAATAACATATTACTTGGTGTCTTTTTCATTCTGTTGAGAAAGTAAATAACGAGGTGATGATGACATAATCATTCAAGCTCCTTAAGCCCCCACTCAGTTTTCCCTCATTCAcagattctctctctttctttctttctctttctgtgTGTGTATGTGCATGGGAGGACTGAAAACTACACTTGAATTTGCCCCTCACAGGGAAACATCAGCAGCATGACCAATCTGCACTTGTAGAGTagctttcttcctcttcttttagccttctctttctctctctctacatcTCCTTCCTTTTTGTCTCTGCCTAACTATTCCTCACTGtatctttctctatctctcctTCTCTGTCCATCTATTTATACCCCACTTTCAACCCTTCcaagaaacacacacacaaaaaaaaaaaaaaaagacagaaaggaaagaaagagtcAAACTTAACACCAAGGGAAAAAATGTCCCCAGCAGCTTCATCAAGATGGTGCCCAACCCCAGAGCAACTGATGATCTTGGAAGAGATGTACAGGAGTGGGATTAGAACTCCCAATGCTTCTCAGATACAGAAGATCACTGCCCACCTCTCCCTCTACGGCAAGATTGAAGGCAAGAATGTGTTCTACTGGTTTCAGAACCACAAGGCAAGGGATAGGCAGAAGCTGAGAAGGAAGCTCAGCAGGCAATTGCAGCTTGAGCAGCCGCAGCAGCTCTTCTATTATCACCTCAATCACCCACCTCACCAATTTCATGGCGCCAACTTTGACTCCCCTGCCGGTTCTTCTGCTCTTCAACAATTTTCTTATGAAAACAACTCACCTGGCCTGCTTCTTCCTCAGGTATTCTTGATTTTTATACCCTATATAACAAAGAATATTCTTCCTcttactttaatatatatatatatatatatataaaagaatatatTATCACGAGCTTCCTTACTGTTCTGGTTTAATTCTTTCAGTTactaaattagctacacatgtTGTCTGGTCTGTTTCATGGTCGGTAAAGCTAGCACGATATTTCTTGTACAAGACAAAATAGTACCCTCGAAAGGAAAAAACACTAGTGGAAAAGGGTAAACTTTTTGTTCAAATTGATCATTTGGGGTTAGTTTGATCAAAATCTCTATCTCTTGCTCATTCCAATTATTCCAattatatccttttttttttctttcaattatttattttggttaaattagTTATCTTTATGTCGTCTCTGCCTTTTGAATGATTGTATACGTTATTGGAACAGGGAGCAGGAGTAGCATCAACACAAGTGATGAATTACTCATGGAAGATGGATATCCCTCATCAGATGGTGGAGATGGAGAAATCCATGATGACATCGTACGACCATGattggatgatgatgatgatgatggaaaAGAGTCCTCCAACTTCCCCATGTTGCAGTACTACTAGACCCCTCCAAACCCTTCAACTCTTCCCTATCACGGCCACCAATCTCAAAGAAGAGTGCACCACACCCAAGAAACTCTCTGCatgattctctctcctctctctctctgtgatttTATTGTTAGTCTTAAATCTTTCTGtgacttttatttatttgtgttggTTTCTGTTATGTTTCTAGCTAGCTAGGCTTCAAGGTGAGAAAGATCTGAATTGTCTAATGAGTAAATGTGTACTGGTCCAACACTGCTGCTACTTCTACTGCAACTACTACTACCTATTTACACTCTCTGTATTTTCCCACAAGTGAAAATCTGCATTGGGCTTGATTTTTCTGTTGATTTTTTTCTGCTTGTCTTTATGCACATCTTGaaaagttgcatcttgtaacaCCGACACATGGTGGTTGACACCAGCTTTTTTGTTGGTCTTGGACCTTTCAGACAGGTCAATGCAATAGCGGTTACTGTTATGGTGCATGGCATGAACacagtactttttttttttttaaaaaaaaaaacaaaacaaaaaaaacaccggatttaagaaaaatgtttcacAAAGCATAAGTTGATGACTAGCTAGCTTGATGATTTTGTGAATattgtacaaattaattaagggaTGGTCATGGGAAAAGGACCAACGCTTTAATCTTTACAATTTAACGGTATATGGTTACAAATACTGTTAAATTAGGACCAACGCTTTaaactttacaatttttttttcttttttttttttcctaaaacaaatgggggtatttttaggaaaaattaatgAAGTGGTGAGAttacaaacaattgaaatatgGATACACCAAATTGACAGAAATTGAACTTTAGTAGAGatattgcaaaagtgatgacaattcaatggagttaagtgaagtttctctatacattttttacaatatatattagtaattagAAACATGCTATTTCTCTATCTCCCattcatctctttttcaaaattactattaaatatgtaaaactCACATATGCATGagttttacaaatttaaatataaatttcaaacaaaattaaagagcCCAGATCGATTAAGGGGtcctgatctctctctctctctctctctctctctctctatatatatatatatataccaaaatacCTACGCcacaatctttgcaaaaaataaaaaataaataaatatatttttttaaaaaaaatggggcattttgagaattttgttgggatttaatgaaaaatcctaatggaagggggacgttgaaaaaaattaaaaattggatatacaaaattaagaggttttgtgAATTTTAAAGAGGACATTACAAAAGGGGAAACAATTCAAaagagtaagtgaagtttttccgaAATGTATAGATAAATCAAATACCATA from Corylus avellana chromosome ca10, CavTom2PMs-1.0 includes:
- the LOC132164404 gene encoding WUSCHEL-related homeobox 3 gives rise to the protein MSPAASSRWCPTPEQLMILEEMYRSGIRTPNASQIQKITAHLSLYGKIEGKNVFYWFQNHKARDRQKLRRKLSRQLQLEQPQQLFYYHLNHPPHQFHGANFDSPAGSSALQQFSYENNSPGLLLPQGAGVASTQVMNYSWKMDIPHQMVEMEKSMMTSYDHDWMMMMMMEKSPPTSPCCSTTRPLQTLQLFPITATNLKEECTTPKKLSA